The following coding sequences lie in one Homalodisca vitripennis isolate AUS2020 chromosome X, UT_GWSS_2.1, whole genome shotgun sequence genomic window:
- the LOC124369106 gene encoding ankyrin repeat, SAM and basic leucine zipper domain-containing protein 1-like isoform X2, with amino-acid sequence MESNERKNQHTQSKLVHKTKAVDENVKLMEAIHDLRLATIRGDLQAVKDALDKGLTVNQPLKGGWTALMYACSLGHPLIVEFLLQQGANPNFHKELFTPLMATCASTQEHEDRLVQCVDLLLRYKANVNITERHHISALMFAAKEGHAKIVAQLLGENCNCEIDAQDSQGWTALFWAVNKGRANVVEILVRKGAKVDILDRRSHTAIDLAQNKRLDQIVEILKRKQPIIEYSQSEQVNYDSSGFKQKYEFEKNADSMLQVILEELSATAVNNNGRCGNRYKTLFNGMEFENNLELLKPHEEMILKVASSLNGCFQNSLLTNKFPKNSKYKYKSVETSWKNIPYSWKAVTK; translated from the exons GAACGAAAGAACCAACATACCCAATCGAAGCTGGTTCACAAAACGAAAGCGGTTGACGAAAATGTAAAACTAATGGAGGCCATTCATGACTTAAGACTCGCTACCATTCGAGGGGATCTCCAAGCCGTTAAAGATGCTCTCGATAAAG GTCTGACTGTGAACCAGCCGCTCAAAGGTGGATGGACGGCTCTGATGTATGCTTGCTCCTTGGGTCATCCTCttattgttgaatttctcttacAACAAGGTGCCAATCCTAACTTCCATAAAG AATTATTCACCCCCTTAATGGCAACATGCGCCTCGACACAAGAACACGAGGATAGACTCGTGCAGTGTGTAGACCTGCTACTGCGATACAAAGCCAATGTCAACATCACGGAGAGACATCACATATCTGCCCTCATGTTCGCTGCCAAGGAAGGCCATGCCAAGATTGTGGCTCAGTTACTGGGAGAAAACTGCAACTGTGAGATAGATGCACAGGACAGTCAAGGATGGACG GCACTTTTCTGGGCTGTCAACAAGGGGCGAGCGAATGTGGTTGAGATCTTAGTGAGAAAGGGAGCGAAAGTGGACATACTGGATCGGCGGAGTCACACAGCTATTGACTTGGCTCAGAACAAACGGCTTGAccaa attgttgagattttgaaaagaaaacaacCTATAATAGAATATTCACAATCAGAACAAGTGAATTATGATTCATCAGGTTTCAAACAGAAGTATGAGTTTGAGAAAAATGCAGATTCTATGTTGCAAGTGATACTGGAAGAATTGTCTGCAACTGCAGTAAATAACAACGGCAG GTGTGGAAACCGTTATAAAACACTGTTTAATGGCATGGAATTTGAGAACAACCTGGAACTGCTGAAACCACATGAAGAAATGATCTTGAAAGTTGCTTCTTCACTTAATGGATGTTTCCAAAACTCATTATTAACAAACAAGTTCCCAAAAAACtctaagtataaatataaatcagtagAGACAAGCTGGAAGAATATTCCTTACAG